The segment TTTTGTGCTTTTTGGCTTCTGATTAGCCCCCCTCTTAATCTCCCCCCGCAAGCAGGGGGAGAGAAAAATGAATCAAATAATTACAATATAAAAACAATGATTAAAAAAATTTTTCAAATATCATTATTATCAATTTTGTTAATCTATGCTGAAAATTCTTATTCAGCAGGTGATGCAAAGCAACCTATTAAGCAAAAATGGAGCTTTGATGGCGTTTTTGGTAAATTTGACAAACCCTCAATTCAAAGGGGCTTTCAAGTTTATAAAGAAGTTTGCTCAGCTTGCCACGGCGTTAGCAGAATTGCCTTTAGAAACCTTATGGAAGTTGGCTTTACTGAGGCTGAAGTTAAAGCCTTAGCCTCAACTTACAATGTTACTGATGGGCCAAATGAAGATGGCGAAATGTTTGAAAGACCAGCTAGACCATCAGATAAAATTCCATCTCCTTTCAAAAACAAGCAAGCTGCCGTTGCCGCAAATGGTGCTTACCCGCCTGATCTATCTTTGATTATTAAAGCTCGCCATGATGGTGCAAATTACTTGTTTTCGCTTCTCACTGGCTACCAACCTAATGAAAAAGCACCTAAAAAGTTAATTATTCCTGAAGGAAAATATTATAACCCTTATTTTGCAGGTGGTGCTATAACAATGTCTCCACCTCTAACTTCTGAAGGTCAAGTTACTTACCAAGATGGAACACCTGCTTCAGTTGAGCAAATGGCAAAGGATGTTGTGAACTTCCTGCAATGGGCTTCTGAGCCAGAAATGGAACATAGAAAATCAATGGGAGTTAAGGTTCTTATTTTCTTAGGTTTCTTCACTTGGTTTTTCTGGGTTGCTAAACGCCGTATCTGGCAAAGAATCGGGCAATAATTAATTTTTATTTAAGGATATTTTTTTCATTGCTATTCTTATTAATTAAGATAAAATATTATTAATTTAAGGTTAATTTTAATATTATTTTATTATTATGAAAGCTAGATTAACATTAGCCATTATTTCAATAGTTCTATTTAGTTTTGATGCTAATTCACAAGCCCTAAATTGCTCGGGTATTGAACAAAAACAGCCTAGGCTCGCAGATTGCTCACAAAGCAGAAATAGTGAATTATGCAACCTCACTAATGATTACAAAATCGCTGATGCAAACCTTCTGCATGCTAGAAAAGTTTTAAGATGCGAATTTAGAAATTCAGTGAAAGAGTTAAAAAACAATTCACAATCTTCTCGTAACTCACAAAATAGCAATAATTAAAACCTATAAATTTATCTCCACACCAAAAGGGAGTTTAACTTCTTGATGTGCTGTTAGAATAACCATACCACCCCTATCACAAAAAGAAGCGATAAGATTTTGTAGCTTGGAAGAAATATTCTCGTCTAAATTTGCGAAAGGCTCATCTAAAATCCAGAGTTTAGATTTTTTCAAAATTAACCTAGCTAGTGCAACTCTTTTCTGCCAACCAGCTGAAAGTTTACTACATTCAGTATCAAGAAAATCCTCAAGCTCAAAATATTTAATCGCAGGCAGAATCCCTTCTTTTAGATTATAAATCTCCGCCCAAAAGTTTAGATTTTCTCTAACCGATAACAATTGATCAACAGCCAAATTATGCCCTATATAACTTATATTTTGTTGATACTTTTGATAATCTTCCGAGATTTCAAATACTGAAGCCCCCTCTATCTCTGGGTGAGAAGTAGAGCTAAAATCATAATAAACAAAACCATTTTTAGGAACAATCAAACCTGCCAATATCTTCAATAAAGTAGTTTTACCAGAACCATTCGCCCCCTTAATCACAAGGCAACCACCTTCAAACATAGTATAACCATCATCTTCTAAAATCGCCCTTTCTCCGTAAGAATATGTGATATTTTGGAAACTTAAGAACATAAGATAAAAAACCATTAAAGATTAGGCGATATATGAATTTCAAGTTGTTAAAATTACTTTATTATCAAATAAATTAATTTATCAAAATCGTCTATGAAAAATAGTTTCAATTCTCTCAAATCGTTAAAGATAAATGGTAAGGAATATAATTACTTTTCCATTCCAGAGGCTGAAAAAGCAACTGGTTTGGATTTTTCTCGCCTACCCTATTCGCTTAAAGTTTTGCTGGAAAATATACTCCGCACGGAAGATGGAATTGCCGTTAACAAGGAAGATGTAACAGCTTTTGGCGATTGGCTCAAAAATAATGGAAAATCAAATCACGAGATTGCTTTTTCACCAGCTCGCGTTCTAATGCAGGATTTTACTGGCGTTCCCGCAGTTGTAGATTTAGCCGCAATGCGAGATGCGATAAAAAAACTCGGTGGCAACCCTGAGAAAATTAATCCACTAATTCCAGTAGATTTGGTGATTGATCACTCTGTAATGGTTGATAAATATGCAACTTCTTCTTCTCTCAAAGAAAATGTTGCCCTTGAGATGGAGAGGAATATTGAACGATATAAATTCTTAAAATGGGGGCAGAAAGCTCTTTCAAACTTTCGTGTAGTGCCACCCGGAACTGGCATTTGCCATCAAGTAAATTTGGAATATCTTGCACAAGTTGTATGGACTGGTGAAAAAAATGGCAAGGTTTTTGCCTATCCTGATTCATTAGTTGGAACTGACTCTCATACAACAATGATAAATGGTTTAGCGGTGTTAGGCTGGGGTGTTGGCGGTATTGAGGCGGAAGCAGCAATGCTTGGTCAGCCAATCTCAATGCTAATTCCAGAAGTTATTGGCTTTGAGATTTCCGGTAAATTAAAGGCTGGCGTTACCGCAACTGATTTAGTTTTAACGGTTACGCAAATGCTTCGTAAAAAAGGCGTAGTGAATAAGTTCGTTGAGTTTTTTGGTGAGGGTCTCGCAAATATGCCACTTGCAGATAGGGCAACTATTGCAAATATGGCGCCTGAATATGGTGCAACTATGGGCTTTTTCCCAATTGATGCGGAAACTATAAGATACCTAAAAAATACAAGCCGTTCTGAAGAAACTATTGCACTTACTGAGCAATATGCAAAAGCACAGAATATGTGGTGCGATAAAAACTCCCCTGCCCCAATATTTACAGATATTCTAAAACTTGATTTAGCAAGCGTTGAGCCATCAGTTGCAGGGCCAAAACGTCCTCAAGATAGAATTAGTGTTGAAAATGTTCAAACCGAATTCTTAAAATTTTTGAAGGAAAGCAGGGGTTAATACTAGCCCAGCAATCTGCCATCAGATTGGCATTACGATTCTGACTTTTGCACCTAATATAACTCCATTTTCATCAAGCATATTTGAAAGTTCTATTGAGCCAGAATGATCATCAATGATTTTTTTAACAATAGCAAGCCCAAGCCCTGTACCTTTTTCACGCGTTGTAACATAAGGCTCAGTAATTCTATTTAACAACTCAGGGTTAAAACCTTTGCCATTATCAGTGATTTCAATTTCAGCATTTTTATTCGCCACTAAAGAGATAGAAATTCTTGGGGCTTCCCCCTCTTTACTGACTCCGTTTTCTTTCAAAGATTCTCCAGCATTTTTGAGAGTATTAAGTAAAACCCTTGAAATTTGCTCTTTATCAAAATCAAAAGTTATTTCCCTATCAGGAATATTAAGATTATATTCAATTTCAGAATTAACCACTTTTTCTGAGAAAACCGCCTCTTTTATTACTTCACAAATATTATTTTTAAGCATTATAGGTTCAGGCATTCTTGCGAAATCTGAAAATTCTTTTACAATCCTCTCAATATTTTCTGAGTGCCTAATTATAGTATCAATATAGCGATTAAAATTCTCTTTATCTTCTTCTGCGATAAGCTTTCCAAATTTATTTCTGATGCGTTCCGCTGAGAGATTTATTGGCGTTAGAGGGTTTTTAATTTCATGAGCAATCCTTCTTGCAACATCGCTCCAAGCTGCCATTCTTTGAGCATTTACCAGTTTTGAAATATTATCTATTGTGATAATATAACCCTCAACTTGACGGGA is part of the Rickettsiales bacterium genome and harbors:
- a CDS encoding cytochrome c1; translated protein: MIKKIFQISLLSILLIYAENSYSAGDAKQPIKQKWSFDGVFGKFDKPSIQRGFQVYKEVCSACHGVSRIAFRNLMEVGFTEAEVKALASTYNVTDGPNEDGEMFERPARPSDKIPSPFKNKQAAVAANGAYPPDLSLIIKARHDGANYLFSLLTGYQPNEKAPKKLIIPEGKYYNPYFAGGAITMSPPLTSEGQVTYQDGTPASVEQMAKDVVNFLQWASEPEMEHRKSMGVKVLIFLGFFTWFFWVAKRRIWQRIGQ
- the ccmA gene encoding heme ABC exporter ATP-binding protein CcmA; this translates as MFLSFQNITYSYGERAILEDDGYTMFEGGCLVIKGANGSGKTTLLKILAGLIVPKNGFVYYDFSSTSHPEIEGASVFEISEDYQKYQQNISYIGHNLAVDQLLSVRENLNFWAEIYNLKEGILPAIKYFELEDFLDTECSKLSAGWQKRVALARLILKKSKLWILDEPFANLDENISSKLQNLIASFCDRGGMVILTAHQEVKLPFGVEINL